A stretch of Carnobacteriaceae bacterium zg-C25 DNA encodes these proteins:
- a CDS encoding type II toxin-antitoxin system Phd/YefM family antitoxin has translation MNINIENLVSISEANQNFSKVARMIDTNGTAVILKNNVPKYVLVDYQSLIKDEQVTSTVVKQSTLDEVATSVLSRHLNAFKELAK, from the coding sequence ATGAACATTAATATAGAAAACTTAGTCTCTATTTCAGAAGCGAATCAAAACTTCTCTAAAGTAGCTCGTATGATTGATACGAACGGTACTGCAGTAATTTTGAAAAATAATGTTCCAAAGTATGTTTTAGTGGACTATCAAAGTCTAATCAAAGATGAGCAGGTAACATCAACAGTTGTTAAACAATCAACCTTGGATGAGGTTGCAACTTCAGTATTATCACGCCACCTTAACGCATTCAAGGAATTGGCAAAATGA
- a CDS encoding GNAT family N-acetyltransferase codes for MVCYKSFSIEKIDEVKKIYESENWTAYLKDDEKLIRAFENSSFILGAFEEGVLIGFVRCLGDNEHFVIVQDLIVNKKYRRKGIAKKLLEMCRIEFENVRMLCLMTDKDDKVANAFYQSVGMKTADELEINTYVMA; via the coding sequence ATGGTATGTTATAAAAGCTTTTCTATAGAAAAAATTGACGAAGTTAAAAAAATCTATGAATCGGAAAATTGGACTGCCTATTTAAAAGATGATGAAAAACTGATACGAGCATTTGAAAATTCGTCTTTTATTTTAGGCGCTTTTGAAGAGGGAGTGCTGATAGGATTTGTAAGGTGTCTAGGAGATAATGAACATTTTGTAATTGTACAAGATTTGATTGTAAATAAAAAATATAGACGGAAAGGTATCGCTAAAAAACTACTTGAAATGTGTAGAATTGAATTTGAAAACGTACGGATGTTGTGTTTAATGACTGATAAAGACGACAAAGTTGCGAATGCTTTTTATCAAAGTGTAGGTATGAAAACAGCAGACGAATTGGAAATTAATACATATGTTATGGCGTAA
- a CDS encoding HXXEE domain-containing protein has product MKKMINNWYNISVYLAGLTALLAIFLPVTEVQKCLLASICILFLHFFEEFGYPGGFPLLGVKLLLGTDEMDKTKWDCNNLSSMFGNWTFLILVYVSPLLLPNVHFLTLSAMLFLIMEVIMHSIFNLRLKSIYNAGLITAILGLGPIGVYYFINVFDSKMYNWYDYILAILWFIIVFIFCFRSKLYWNLGKKDGYVLTDQTAFGVNYLTKN; this is encoded by the coding sequence ATGAAAAAAATGATAAATAATTGGTATAACATTTCTGTATATCTTGCTGGCTTAACTGCTTTGCTTGCAATCTTTCTACCAGTAACCGAGGTACAAAAATGTCTTTTGGCTTCCATTTGTATTTTGTTTCTACATTTTTTCGAGGAATTCGGTTATCCAGGAGGATTCCCACTACTTGGAGTAAAACTACTCCTTGGTACCGATGAGATGGATAAAACCAAGTGGGATTGTAACAATCTTAGTAGTATGTTTGGAAACTGGACATTTCTAATTTTAGTTTATGTTTCCCCTCTTTTACTACCTAATGTACATTTTCTAACATTGTCTGCCATGTTGTTTCTTATTATGGAGGTCATTATGCATTCCATATTTAATTTACGATTAAAAAGCATTTACAATGCCGGCCTAATTACCGCAATTTTAGGACTAGGACCTATTGGCGTGTACTATTTTATCAATGTATTTGATAGTAAAATGTATAATTGGTATGACTATATCCTTGCTATACTTTGGTTCATTATTGTATTTATATTCTGTTTTCGTTCTAAACTTTATTGGAATCTTGGAAAAAAAGACGGATATGTACTTACTGATCAAACTGCATTTGGCGTAAATTATTTAACAAAAAACTAA
- a CDS encoding TetR/AcrR family transcriptional regulator encodes MARPKKDEYTNRAVVKIENAFWKLLETERYTDITVLRITQDSGVNRNSFYYHYKDIDDLAYQAFKNNTRNEASKIMISSILTFLKCQSDENILNFDMSILPNSRRIMLCARSESTYLKQLVNNYLREIWLDSFSINEDCLTTEEKLQIDFIFSGIVTTLGSQEIENNPLLMLKLVSSEIGISMLSIMNKIAVAQSNKFLKNKQNLNE; translated from the coding sequence ATGGCGCGTCCAAAGAAAGATGAATATACTAATAGGGCAGTAGTAAAAATAGAAAATGCTTTTTGGAAACTTTTAGAGACGGAAAGGTATACGGATATTACTGTTCTTCGAATTACTCAAGATTCTGGAGTTAATCGTAATTCTTTTTATTATCATTATAAAGATATTGATGATTTGGCTTATCAGGCTTTTAAGAATAATACACGAAACGAGGCCTCGAAAATAATGATTTCGTCAATTTTAACTTTCTTAAAGTGTCAAAGTGATGAAAATATTTTAAATTTTGATATGTCCATTTTACCGAATTCTAGGCGTATTATGTTGTGTGCTAGAAGTGAGTCAACATACCTAAAACAACTAGTGAATAACTATTTAAGGGAGATATGGTTGGATTCCTTTTCTATTAATGAAGATTGTTTGACAACAGAGGAGAAATTGCAAATTGATTTTATTTTTTCTGGAATCGTAACGACTCTTGGTAGTCAAGAGATTGAAAATAATCCGCTTTTAATGTTAAAACTGGTGTCGTCGGAAATAGGAATATCGATGCTTTCAATAATGAATAAGATAGCAGTGGCGCAAAGTAATAAATTTCTAAAAAATAAGCAAAATTTAAATGAATGA